AAAAACTTCGCCCACCCGACCCACGTGAAAACCTGGGTCATGCCGGCGAAGCGAATATCTGAAAAGGCCCGATCGCATACGCGGTCGGGCCTTTTTTCGTGATGTGATGTGGGGCCGTGTCGCGGGCAATTCGGCTATGCCGTTTAGCGCATTCCCCGTCCACCCGCCAGCTGTCGAACGACGCGAAAATCAAATGTGGATCGCACGATCGTCGACCGCCATCGCCGCCTCGCGCACCGCCTCGGCGAGCGTCGGGTGTGCGTGGCAGGCCATGACCAGATCTTCCGACGATGCGCCGAACGTCATCGCAGTGGCGCACTCGGCGATCAGGTCGCCTGCCCGCGGGCCGAGGATGTGCACGCCCAGCACGCGGTCGGTCTTTTCGTCCGCGAGAATCTTCACCATGCCGTCGGTCTGCTCCAGCGAGCGCGCCCGGCCGTTGGCCATGAACGGGAACGTGCCCTTGCGGTACGCGACCCCCTGTTGCTTGAGTTGCTCTTCCGTTCGGCCGACCGAAGCGATCTCCGGATGCGTGTAGACCACGGCGGGGATGGCGTTGTAGTCGACATGCCCCCGGCCGAGCACGATCTTCTCCACACACGCGACGCCTTCGTCCTCGGCTTTGTGTGCGAGCATCGCCCCGGCGACGACGTCGCCTACCGCGTACACGTTGGCAACGCTGGTCTTGAAGTCGCTGTCGATCTTGATCCGCCCGCGCTCGTCCAGCTCAACCCCCGCTTCGTCGAGGCCCAGGCCTTCGGTGTTAGGCTTGCGGCCGACGGCGACCAGCACGCGGTCGGCTTCAATCGTCTCGCCGCCTTCCAGTTCGACCACCGCGCCCTTGCCCTTGCTCTTCGCGCCGGTGACTTTCGCGCCCAGCCGAAAGTTCAGCCCCTGCTTCTTGAACAGCTTGTGGGCGAGAGTCGCCATCTCGCTATCCATGCCGGGCAGGATGCGGTCGAGGTATTCGATCATCGTTACTTCGGAACCGAGGCGCCGCCAGACCGCGCCAAGCTCCAGGCCGATGTAACCCGCGCCGATAACCGCGAGCTTTTTGGGCACTTTGTCATAGCTGAGCGCGTCTGTGCTCGTGTCGACCCGCTTGTCGCTGAGGTCGATGCCCGGCAGGGTCGCAGGCGTTGAGCCGGTGGCGATGATGATGTGCTTGGCAGCGTGGGTCTGCTCGTTGCCTTTGTCGTCGGTGACGATGACGGCGCGGTCTTTGTTGAGTCGGGCACGGCCCTGATAGTGGGTGACCTTGTTCTTTTTGAAGAGGCTTTTCACGCCGCGCGTCAGCGACTGGACCACCTTGTCCTTGCGTTTGAGCATGGTGGGCAGGTCGAGCTTGACGCTGCCGACGGTCACGCCGTGGTCGGCGAGGTGGTGTTGGGCTTCGTCGTAGCGTTCGGACGACTCGAGCATGGCCTTGCTCGGGATGCATCCGACGCGAAGGCAAGTGCCGCCCGGCTCGGCGTTGTCGTCGACGCAGGCGACGTTGAGCCCAAGTTGTGCAGCGCGAATCGCTGCGACATAGCCGCCCGGCCCGGCCCCGATGACGATCAGATCGTGTTCGCTCATGCTGACCAGCATACGTCATGCACGCCGGCCGACAAGTTTGGCCGGTTCGCCGCGGAGCGCGTCGGAGCGCGGGCTTGAATGAGTGTCCCCCGCGGCGCGCTCCGCGGCTAACGGTTGATCACACTTCCATCAGCATGCGGTTGGGGTCTTCGCAGGCGTCCTTGATGCGTTTGAGGAAGCTCACTGCTTCGCGGCCGTCGATCACGCGGTGGTCGTACGTCAGCGCGATGTACATCATCGGCCGAATCTCGACCTTGCCGTCAACCGCGATGGGGCGTTGCTGAATGGTGTGCATGCCCAGCACGCCGGACTGAGGCGGGTTGAGGATGGGCGTCGACATCAGCGAGCCGAACACGCCGCCGTTGGTGATGGTGAACGTGCCGCCTTGCAGTTCTTCGATCTTGATCTTGCCATCGCGGGCCCGCTTGCCGAAGTCGGCGATGGTCTGCTCGATCTCGGCGAAGCTCAAACGCTCGGTGTTCCGCACGACGGGCACGACGAGGCCTTTCTCCGTGCTGACCGCGATGCCGATGTCGTAATAGTTTTTATAGACGATGTCACGATCGCGGATTTCCGCGTTGACCGCGGGGAACTGCTTGAGCGCGTCGATGCAGGCCTTGACGAAAAAGCTCATGAACCCGAGCTTGATGCCGTAGCGTTTTTCGAAGCTGTCTTTGTATTGATTGCGCAGGTTCATGATGCCCGACATGTCCACCTCGTTGAAGGTGGTGAGCATGGCGGCGTTCTGCTGCGCCTGGACGAGCCGTTCGGCAATGCGTCGGCGAAGCGGGCTCATGGGCACGGCTTCTTCCTGACGGTCGCCAGCCGGTTGCGAGGCGGTCGAGGGGGCGGATCCGGAGCTGCGCGGCGCTTCGCTCCGGCTTGGGGTGGATGAGGTCGAGGCGGTTTCGAGGTGACGTTGGACGTCTTCCTTGAGGATGCGACCGCCGGGGCCGGTGGGCTCAATGTCGGCAGCGCGAACGGCGTGCTCCTCCATCATCCGCTGGGCGGCGGGCATGATGCGCGGCTCGCTGTCGGCTGCCGAGGGCGCGGGCGACTTGGCTTCGTCTGACTTCGACTCGTCCTTCGATTGGGCCTTCGCCTCCCCCTTGACGGGCTCTTTCTGCGACTCGGACTTCGACGCGGCGGGGGCGTCGCCTTCCTCGAAGTGGGCGACCACTTCGCCCACGCGAGCGGTTTCGCCGGTCTTCTTGAGCACCTTGGTCAGCGTGCCGTCGGCGGGCGCGACGAGTTCCTGCGTCACCTTGTCGGTTTCGATTTCGACGATCAGCTCGTCTTTCGCGACCTGCTCGCCTTCCTTTTTATGCCACGTGCCAAGTTCAACCTCGGTCACCGACTCACCCGCTTCAGGGACTTTCAATTCCACGGCCATGGCTGCTCCAGCGTTCGTGTCATCAAGGCGTATTTGTTATGCCACGAAGACACGAAGGGCACGAAGCAATCACGAAGGCGGATAGGGAAGTTGAAAGGAATTGGCTTTCACTTCTCTGTCTTACTTCGTGTCTCCTTCGTGAACTTCGTGTCTTCGTGGCGAAATCCGAACTTTCATCAGGATACCGACTGCCCGACGTCTTCGCCGAACGCCTCGGCGATGACGCGCTCCTGCTCGATCTGGTGGGCCGCGCGCGACCCGGTCGCCGGGCTGGCCGACTCCGGTCGTCCGATGCCTTCGAACGGCCAGCGGCCGAGCAGCCTGGTGCAGTGATCGCGGCGGAGCATCGGCCAGGCGCCCATGTTCACCGGTTCTTCCTGCACCCAGTAGACGGGCACTTGCTTGCCGTAGGGCTCGATCGCCTTGGCCAGCGCTTTGTCGGGGAACGGGTAGTACTGCTCCAGCCGAAGGATCGCGACGTCGTTGCGCTCGAGCTTTTCGCGTTGCTCGGCCAGCTCGTAGTAGATCTTGCCCGAGCACAGCAGCACGCGCGACACGTCTTTGCGTGGCTCGGTCGACACGTCCGCGAGCACGCGATGGAACCGCCCGCTGGCCATCGCGTCGATGCTCGACACGGCGGCGGGGTGGCGGAGCAGGCTCTTGGGGCTCATCACGATCAACGGCTTACGCCAGGGCCGGAGCACTTGCCTGCGAAGCAGGTGGAAATACTGGGCTGGCGTCGTCGGGTTGCAGACCTGAATGTTGTCCTCTGCGGAGAGCATGAGGAAGCGTTCGAGTCGTGCGGAGGAGTGTTCGGGGCCTTGGCCTTCGAAGCCGTGCGGCAGGAGCAGGACGAGGGCGTTGAGCCTTCGCCACTTGTCTTCCGCGGAGACGAGGAACTGGTCGATGATGACCTGCGCCGCGTTGACGAAGTCGCCGAACTGGGCTTCCCACATTACCAGGCCGTCGGGGTAGTCGAGGCTGTAGCCGAACTCAAAGCCCATGACGCCGGCTTCGGAGAGCGGGCTGTTAACGATTTCGATCGGGGCCTGTCCCTCGGCCAGGTGCTGGAGGGGGCAGTAGGTTTCGCCGGTCTTGATGTCGTGCACCACGGCGTGGCGATGGCTGAACGTGCCCCGCTGACAGTCCTGCCCGGAGAGACGGACGCGATAGCCTTCGACGGACAGGGTCGCCATCGCGAGGGCTTCGGCGCTGGCCCAGTCGAGCGAGCGTGCGCCCTCGGCCATCTGCCTGCGGATGCGGTGGAGGCGTTTGATCTTGGGGTGGAAGTTGAAATCGTCGGGCAGTCGGGTCTGTTTTTCGAGCAGTGATTGCAGCTCGGCCTTGTCGTAGCCGGTGTTGACGTCGGCGACGCTGGATTCGAGGCCGCCGAAGTAGTTCTCCCAAATGCCGCCGAGTTCCTGGGCCTGGCTGACGTAGTTTTCGCTACGAGCGGCCGAGAGCTCTTTCTCCAGCAGTTCGGTGCGGCGGTGGGCGATGCGGTCCGCGTCTTCCTGGGTGACCCCGCCGAGTTGGAGCAGGTGGTCGAGGTAGCCTTCGTGGACGGACTTTCGCTTTTCGATGGCGTCGTACATGATCGGCTGGGTGAAGCCGGGCTCGTCGCCTTCGTTGTGTCCCCGGCGGCGGTAGCAGTACATGTCGATGACGACGTCGCGTTTGAACTCGCGTCGGAAGTCCATGGCGAGGCGGACGACGGAGGCGACCGCTTCGGGCGATTCGCCGTTGACGTGGAAGATGGGGATCTGGAGCATCTTCGCGACGTCGGTGGCGTATCGGCTGGAGCGAGCTTCAGGCGGGCTGGTGGTGAAGCCGATCTGGTTGTTGACGACGATGTGCAGCGTGCCGCCGATGGTGTAGCCGGGGAGGTTGGAGAGGTTAAGCGTTTCCTGGATGATGCCTTCGCCGGCGAAGGCGGCGTCGCCGTGGATGAGCACGACCATGCCTTTTTCACCGCGTGTGGCTTCGCCGGTGCGGTCCTGCTTGGCGCGCATTCGGCCGAGGGCGACCGGGTTGACGAATTCGAGGTGGCTGGGGTTGAAGCAGAGCGAGAGGTGGATGTTCTGGCCGTGGCGGGTGCGCCAGTCGCCGGAGTAGCCGAGGTGGTATTTCACGTCGCCGCGTCCGATGTAGCGGTCGGGGTCGACGTCTTCGAACTCGCGGAAGATCTGCTGCGGGCCTTTGCCGATGATGTTGGCGAGCACGTTGAGTCGGCCGCGGTGGGCCATGCCGATGACCACTTCGCGGACGCCCTGGTCGCCTGCTTTTTCCAGCGAGAGGTCGAGCAGGGGGATGAGGCTTTCCGCGCCTTCGAGCGAGAAGCTTTTCGCGCCGGTGAACTTTTTCTGGATGAACTGCTCGAAGATGACCGCGTCGGTGAGGCGGGTGAGGATACGGATCTGTTCTTTGCGGGAGAGATCGACCTTGTTCTCGTCGGCTTCCATGCGGTCTTGAAGCCACTGGCGGACGCCGAGGTTGTCGATGTGCATGAACTGCGCGCCGATGTTTCGGCAGTAGGTGTTTCGCAGCTGTTCGATGATCTGTCGGAGGGTGCGGATGTTGGGGCCGGGCATGGTGGCGGTGTGGAAGGGCCTGTCCATGTCGGCGTCGGTGAAGCCGTACGTACCGGGGTCGAGTTCGGAGGGGTCTTCGCGTTTCGTGCCCAGCGGATCGAGCTGGGCGACGATGTGCCCGCGGACGCGGTAGTTTCGGATGAGCTGGTCGACGCGATCCTGCAATGAGCTGAGGCTCATGGCCTGGCGTTCGAGTTCGCGGTTGAGGGCGGGCTGCGAGGTGATGGCGGACGGGCTCACGGCCGGGTGTCCGTTGCCGTGATGATGCTGTCCATTGCCACTGCCACTGCCGTTGCCGTTGGTGGCTTGGCTGGCGGGGTTGAAGATGCTGCGGGCCTGGAAGGAGGGGCCGAGGCCGTTGGAGCGGGTGGGCACATCCTCGCGGGCCCAGCGGTCGAAGTATTCTCGCCATGTCGGGTCGAGCGAGTCGGGGTCTTGCACGTATCGCCCGTAGAGTTGTTCGACGTAGGCGAGGTTGGTGCTGTCGGGCCAGGGCAGGTCGGTCTGATCCACGGTGGGGTGCCTTTCATGTCCAGCGAACGTGAGGAAAAACGCCCACGTTGGCGGCTCGGCGTCCCACCCCAAACGGGTTACACCGAGCCTGCGGCGTAGCAGGCGATCGCTTGCTTGTAGAGTAACACATCGGCCCGGTGGCGCATGGCCTTAATACGCGTTGTTTTAGCCGACGGTTATGGGGCGTACAGATGACGTCTCCCATGTCTAATGAATCATAGCCGGGCACCCCGACGGCGACACCCCTGAATGACCCTAAACCCGAGCAGGGGCAATCGGCGGCGGCCGGGGGTGTCGAGCGGGGGGCGTTGCGGGTGGGGGGTTGGCTTTGTTTACCCATCAATGATCTGAATATGGACTACCCATCCAACTCAGGCGCGGTGTAGGAGGGTGACGCCCACGGATTAAATCCGTGGGCTTCGTCTGTGCAATCGAGACCGTGAATGATGAGCGCAAGTTGTTAATTCGACAATATCTACAGCGAATCAGTGGGGTGGAGGTCTCCGCAATTGGTCGACATTTGCAAAAAAACGTGGTATCGCGGCGGTTGCGAAGTATATTTGTGGCGTCTGCCGCATCATGCGGACGTTGGAATGGGGGGGCGGCCGCGGTGTTATGGGTTGGCCGACGGAAGGCGATGATCACGTCGTAATCGCGATTCAGCTTGGAGGAGTTGAAATAACCATGACCACCCCCGCCCCTGTCGGAAGGTCCGCCCCCGGCCGCAGCGCCGCATCGGACGATCGTCGGCCGACCGGTTCGACGCGCACACTCATAAGGCTTGCCATTATCGCGATGGCGCTGCTGCTGCTGGTCGTCGGCGTCAGCCGGGCCGAGGCGGGCTATCGCGACCTGATGGGCTTCCCCGAACTCGAAGCCCTGCTGGGTAGTAACGTGCCCACCGGATTCGGCATCGGCGTGACGCACGTGGAAAGTGCGCCCAGCACCGGCCACAACGAGTTCAACGGCAAATTCTTCGTGAATGTCTCCGAAGCCAGCACCAGTACGCATGCCACCCGCGTCGGTCGCAACTTCTACGGCAACAACACCTCCATCGCACCGGGCATCGGCCTGGACGAAGACAACCCCATCCGCCTCTACTCGTTCAGCGATTGGGTTCAGTCCGACTTCCTTCGCCTCGGCCAGAACGCCCTCCCCCTGCAGACCAACAGCCGGGTCGCCAATCACAGCTATATTGCCGCCACCGACTTCGACAGCGAACTGCTCCGTCGATTCGATTACGTCGTCGAGCGGGATGATTACATCCAGGTCGCCGGGGTGAACAACGGCAGTACAAGCAGCAATCAGCCGCTCTGGTCAAGTGCCTACAACGTCATCAGTGTCGGTGTGACCAACGGCAACCACGCCACTGGCACCGCGGGCGTCGACAGCACCTATACCGCCGGCCGGGTTGCGCCCACGCTTGTCACGCCCGGCTATCGCCACGACGACAATGAGATCGCCACCAGTTGGGCCACGCCCATGGTCTCCGCCGCCGTGGCGCTGCTGCTGGAAACCGGGCAGGATGCGTCGCTGTCCAACAACAACACGATCACGAACCGCACGCGCGAAATCAACCACGCTGAAACGAGCGAAATTATCCGGGCCGTGCTCATGGCCGGTGCGGATCGGTATGTCATCAACCCGCGCGGCGACAGCCTGACCGACTACACCGCCGATACCACCAACAACCTCGACAGCCGATACGGCGCGGGGCAGATGAACATTTACAACAGCTACCGCATCCTCGCCGGCGGCGAGCAGGACGCAGGCAGCACCATCACCACGCACGGCTGGGACTACAACCCGGCGTTCGGCGGCGATAACGGCACGGCGAGCGAGGCGTCGTACTTCTTCACGCCAGGCTCGGCGAGCGAAACCGAACTGCTCGCGTCGCTGGTGTGGAACCTCGACGTCAACATCACGCCCGGCATCGGGCCGTTTCCGGCGACGTTCAGCGAAGTCCTGCACAACCTCGACCTGTTTCTCTACGACGTGACCCTCGGCGAAGTCCTGCTGGACAGCTCCGAAAGCACCATCCACAACAGCGAGCACATCTGGTTCGACGGCCTCTTGGTCGGCCGAGACTACGAGCTGCGTGTGGTGGCGAACGGGACGTTCGAGTGGGATTACGGCCTCGCGTGGCAGATCATCCCCGAGCCGGGCACGGGTGCGTTGCTGTTGACCGTGACGCTGCTGGCGTTTCGCCGATCGCGTCGGCCGCGGGCGGCGTGAGCGGGCGTTGACATCATCCGGGCAAGGGATATGCTTCGAATCATGCGTTGCAGGATGACGACCACGATCACGACGACTACCACCGCTGGGCAGGTCTGCCCGAGCGTCCGTCGCTGATCGTGCCCCGAGATTTGAGGCAAGCGAACGACGGCCGTCCGGGTGGACGGCCGTTATTTATTGCGCGTGCTTTTGCGGGTGTGTCGGCGTGGGGTCGGCTTGCATGTGCGGGCGTGGGGGGCAGCGTGGAATCGAAGCTGATATAAACGATGGTTTGCGATGGAGAACATGCTATGAAGATCACTCTGCCCGACGGCAGCGAAAAGCAGTATGACGGGCCGGTGTCGGCTCGCGAGGTGGCGGCGGAGATCGGGGCCGGGCTTGCGAAGGCGGCCATCGGCGCGAAGGTTGACGGTGTGCTGGTGGACGCGGATCGGCCGATCGCCGAGGACGCGAAGCTGGAGATCGTCACCGCGCCGCGGCAGGACAAGAAAGGCCGAAGCAAGTTCCGCGATGAACAGCATGAGAAGGATGCGCTCTACCTGCTGCGCCACTCGACGGCGCATGTGATGGCGGAGGCGATCCAGCGGATCTGGCCGGAGGCGATGCTGGCGTACGGGCCGCCGTTGGATACCGGGTTTTACTATGACATTGCGCTGGCGACGCCCATCTCGGCGAGCGACTTTGAGAAGATCGAAGCCGAGATGCAGAAGATCGTCGCGGAAGATCGGCCGTTCACGCGGTACGAGCTGGCGACGGATGTGGGGATGAAAAAGCTCGACGCGGAGGGGAACAAGTACAAGCTCGACAACGCGCAGCGGGCGATCGAAGGCGGCGCCGCGGCGCTGTCGTGGTATGTGACGGGTGAGGTTGCTGGGGTAACGCCCAGGGATGGCCATCCCTGGGCTTTGCAGGATGTGTTGCAACAGGGGGTGTGGGAAGACCTCTGCCAGGGGCCGCATGTGCCGGCGACGGGGTTGATCGGCGCGTTCAAGGTGACGAGCATCGCGCAATCGCATTGGCATGGCGATGTGACCAGCGACAAGTTTCAGCGCGTGTACGGCACGGCCTTCTTCAGCGCGGCAGACCTTGACGCACACATGGAACAGCTCGAACAAGCCAGGCAGCGCGACCATCGCGTGCTCGGCCAACGACTGGGGCTGTTCACCATCGATGAAATGGTCGGGCAGGGGCTGATCCTCTGGAAGCCCAAGGGCGCGGTGGTGCGCGACGAGCTTCAGAAGTTCATCAGCGAGCACCTGCGTCGGCAAGGCTACAGCCAGGTGTTTACGCCACACATCGGCAAGCTGGACCTCTTTAAGACGAGCGGGCATTTTCCGTATTACCAGGACAGCCAGTATCCGCCGATGATTCACCACGAGCATTTGAAGCATCTCGCAGACGAGGGGTGCACCTGTGCGCAGTTGTCCGCGTCGATGCGAGAGGGTGATATCGAAGGCTACCTGCTCAAGCCGATGAACTGCCCGTTTCACATCAAGATTTTCGACAGCGAAAAGCGCAGCTACCGCGATCTGCCGATTCGGCTGGCGGAGTTCGGCACGGTGTATCGCTGGGAGCAGTCGGGCGAGATCGGCGGCATGACCCGCGTGCGAGGGTTCACGCAGGATGATGCTCACCTGTTCGTCACCGAAGACCAGCTCGACGACGAGGTGGCGGGCTGCCTGGAGTTGGTGAAGATCGTGTTCGCGACGCTGGGCATGGACGACTATCGCGTGCGGGTCGGGCTGCGCGATCCGGACGGCACGAAATATGTCGGTGAGCCATCGCAGTGGGACAAGGCGGAGGCGGCGTGCAAGCGGGCGGCGGCGGGATTGGGTGTGCCGTTTGTCGCCGAGCCGGGCGAGGCGGCTTTTTATGGGCCGAAGATCGACTTCGTGGTGCGCGACGTGATCGGGCGGGAGTGGCAGTTGGGGACGGTGCAGGTGGATTACCAGCTGCCGCAGCGGTTTGATCTGTCGTATGTGGGTGCGGACAACAAGTCGCATCGGCCGGTGATGATCCATCGTGCGCCGTTCGGGTCGATGGAGCGGTTTGTGGGTGTGTTGATCGAGCACTTCAACGGGGCGTTTCCGACGTGGCTTTCGCCGGAGCAGGTGCGTGTGCTACCGATCAGCGACAAGTTTGTCGACTACGCGCAGCAGGTGGCGGACGAGCTGAAGGCCGCGGGCGTGCGCGTGTCGATGGACGACGGCAACGATCGGCTGAACGCGAAGATCAAGGTCGCGCAGGACGCGAAAGTGCCCTACATGCTCGTCGTCGGCGGGAAAGACCAGGATGCGGGCACGGTGAGCGTCCGGCATCGCAGCGAAGGCGACCTCGGCGCGATGCCGCGCGAGGCATTCGTGACGCGGATCGGCGCGGAGATCGCAGAACGGTCGGCGACGGTGGCGGCGGTGTGAAATGACGTGGTGATGGCGGCGGACAACTCACCCAACGCC
The Phycisphaerales bacterium AB-hyl4 genome window above contains:
- a CDS encoding 2-oxoglutarate dehydrogenase E1 component, coding for MDQTDLPWPDSTNLAYVEQLYGRYVQDPDSLDPTWREYFDRWAREDVPTRSNGLGPSFQARSIFNPASQATNGNGSGSGNGQHHHGNGHPAVSPSAITSQPALNRELERQAMSLSSLQDRVDQLIRNYRVRGHIVAQLDPLGTKREDPSELDPGTYGFTDADMDRPFHTATMPGPNIRTLRQIIEQLRNTYCRNIGAQFMHIDNLGVRQWLQDRMEADENKVDLSRKEQIRILTRLTDAVIFEQFIQKKFTGAKSFSLEGAESLIPLLDLSLEKAGDQGVREVVIGMAHRGRLNVLANIIGKGPQQIFREFEDVDPDRYIGRGDVKYHLGYSGDWRTRHGQNIHLSLCFNPSHLEFVNPVALGRMRAKQDRTGEATRGEKGMVVLIHGDAAFAGEGIIQETLNLSNLPGYTIGGTLHIVVNNQIGFTTSPPEARSSRYATDVAKMLQIPIFHVNGESPEAVASVVRLAMDFRREFKRDVVIDMYCYRRRGHNEGDEPGFTQPIMYDAIEKRKSVHEGYLDHLLQLGGVTQEDADRIAHRRTELLEKELSAARSENYVSQAQELGGIWENYFGGLESSVADVNTGYDKAELQSLLEKQTRLPDDFNFHPKIKRLHRIRRQMAEGARSLDWASAEALAMATLSVEGYRVRLSGQDCQRGTFSHRHAVVHDIKTGETYCPLQHLAEGQAPIEIVNSPLSEAGVMGFEFGYSLDYPDGLVMWEAQFGDFVNAAQVIIDQFLVSAEDKWRRLNALVLLLPHGFEGQGPEHSSARLERFLMLSAEDNIQVCNPTTPAQYFHLLRRQVLRPWRKPLIVMSPKSLLRHPAAVSSIDAMASGRFHRVLADVSTEPRKDVSRVLLCSGKIYYELAEQREKLERNDVAILRLEQYYPFPDKALAKAIEPYGKQVPVYWVQEEPVNMGAWPMLRRDHCTRLLGRWPFEGIGRPESASPATGSRAAHQIEQERVIAEAFGEDVGQSVS
- the lpdA gene encoding dihydrolipoyl dehydrogenase: MSEHDLIVIGAGPGGYVAAIRAAQLGLNVACVDDNAEPGGTCLRVGCIPSKAMLESSERYDEAQHHLADHGVTVGSVKLDLPTMLKRKDKVVQSLTRGVKSLFKKNKVTHYQGRARLNKDRAVIVTDDKGNEQTHAAKHIIIATGSTPATLPGIDLSDKRVDTSTDALSYDKVPKKLAVIGAGYIGLELGAVWRRLGSEVTMIEYLDRILPGMDSEMATLAHKLFKKQGLNFRLGAKVTGAKSKGKGAVVELEGGETIEADRVLVAVGRKPNTEGLGLDEAGVELDERGRIKIDSDFKTSVANVYAVGDVVAGAMLAHKAEDEGVACVEKIVLGRGHVDYNAIPAVVYTHPEIASVGRTEEQLKQQGVAYRKGTFPFMANGRARSLEQTDGMVKILADEKTDRVLGVHILGPRAGDLIAECATAMTFGASSEDLVMACHAHPTLAEAVREAAMAVDDRAIHI
- the thrS gene encoding threonine--tRNA ligase produces the protein MKITLPDGSEKQYDGPVSAREVAAEIGAGLAKAAIGAKVDGVLVDADRPIAEDAKLEIVTAPRQDKKGRSKFRDEQHEKDALYLLRHSTAHVMAEAIQRIWPEAMLAYGPPLDTGFYYDIALATPISASDFEKIEAEMQKIVAEDRPFTRYELATDVGMKKLDAEGNKYKLDNAQRAIEGGAAALSWYVTGEVAGVTPRDGHPWALQDVLQQGVWEDLCQGPHVPATGLIGAFKVTSIAQSHWHGDVTSDKFQRVYGTAFFSAADLDAHMEQLEQARQRDHRVLGQRLGLFTIDEMVGQGLILWKPKGAVVRDELQKFISEHLRRQGYSQVFTPHIGKLDLFKTSGHFPYYQDSQYPPMIHHEHLKHLADEGCTCAQLSASMREGDIEGYLLKPMNCPFHIKIFDSEKRSYRDLPIRLAEFGTVYRWEQSGEIGGMTRVRGFTQDDAHLFVTEDQLDDEVAGCLELVKIVFATLGMDDYRVRVGLRDPDGTKYVGEPSQWDKAEAACKRAAAGLGVPFVAEPGEAAFYGPKIDFVVRDVIGREWQLGTVQVDYQLPQRFDLSYVGADNKSHRPVMIHRAPFGSMERFVGVLIEHFNGAFPTWLSPEQVRVLPISDKFVDYAQQVADELKAAGVRVSMDDGNDRLNAKIKVAQDAKVPYMLVVGGKDQDAGTVSVRHRSEGDLGAMPREAFVTRIGAEIAERSATVAAV
- a CDS encoding S8 family serine peptidase; this translates as MTTPAPVGRSAPGRSAASDDRRPTGSTRTLIRLAIIAMALLLLVVGVSRAEAGYRDLMGFPELEALLGSNVPTGFGIGVTHVESAPSTGHNEFNGKFFVNVSEASTSTHATRVGRNFYGNNTSIAPGIGLDEDNPIRLYSFSDWVQSDFLRLGQNALPLQTNSRVANHSYIAATDFDSELLRRFDYVVERDDYIQVAGVNNGSTSSNQPLWSSAYNVISVGVTNGNHATGTAGVDSTYTAGRVAPTLVTPGYRHDDNEIATSWATPMVSAAVALLLETGQDASLSNNNTITNRTREINHAETSEIIRAVLMAGADRYVINPRGDSLTDYTADTTNNLDSRYGAGQMNIYNSYRILAGGEQDAGSTITTHGWDYNPAFGGDNGTASEASYFFTPGSASETELLASLVWNLDVNITPGIGPFPATFSEVLHNLDLFLYDVTLGEVLLDSSESTIHNSEHIWFDGLLVGRDYELRVVANGTFEWDYGLAWQIIPEPGTGALLLTVTLLAFRRSRRPRAA
- the odhB gene encoding 2-oxoglutarate dehydrogenase complex dihydrolipoyllysine-residue succinyltransferase, with the translated sequence MAVELKVPEAGESVTEVELGTWHKKEGEQVAKDELIVEIETDKVTQELVAPADGTLTKVLKKTGETARVGEVVAHFEEGDAPAASKSESQKEPVKGEAKAQSKDESKSDEAKSPAPSAADSEPRIMPAAQRMMEEHAVRAADIEPTGPGGRILKEDVQRHLETASTSSTPSRSEAPRSSGSAPSTASQPAGDRQEEAVPMSPLRRRIAERLVQAQQNAAMLTTFNEVDMSGIMNLRNQYKDSFEKRYGIKLGFMSFFVKACIDALKQFPAVNAEIRDRDIVYKNYYDIGIAVSTEKGLVVPVVRNTERLSFAEIEQTIADFGKRARDGKIKIEELQGGTFTITNGGVFGSLMSTPILNPPQSGVLGMHTIQQRPIAVDGKVEIRPMMYIALTYDHRVIDGREAVSFLKRIKDACEDPNRMLMEV